The Megalobrama amblycephala isolate DHTTF-2021 linkage group LG7, ASM1881202v1, whole genome shotgun sequence genome window below encodes:
- the LOC125272034 gene encoding mucin-2 isoform X2 — protein MPTTSETSTAPPTTTTTAEPTTSPDLTTTQAPTTTVVSTETTLLTSTVLPTTSESTTAETTATASTTTTSSPTTTTSAAPTSSESPTATTVITSETTTLASTTTLASTTMPTSSETSTAPPTTTTTAEPTTSPDLTTTQAPTTTVVSTETTLLTSTVLPTTSESTTAETTTTASTTTTSSPTTTTSAAPTSSESPTTTTVITSETTTLASTTTLASTTMPTTSETSTAPPTTTTTAEPTTSPDLTTTQAPTTTVVSTETTLLTSTVLPTTLESTTAETTTTASTTTTSSPTTTTSAAPTSSESKIATTTVTSETTTLASTTTLASTTISTSSESSTTSPSTTTTAEPTTSPDLTTTQAPTTTVVSTETTLLTSTVLPTTSESTTAETTTTASTTTTSSPTTTTSAAPTSSESPTTTTVITSETTTLASTTTLASTTMPTTSETSTAPPTTTTTAEPTTSPDLTTTQAPTTTVVSTETTLLTSTVLPTTSESTTAETTATASTTTTSSPTTTTSAAPTSSESPSATTVITLETTTLASTSTLASTTISTSSETSTTSPSTTTTAEPTTSPDLTTTQAPTTTVVSTETTLVTSTVLPTTSESTTAETTATASTTTTSSPTTTTSAAPTSSESPTATTVITSETTLPSTTTLASTTMPTTSETSTAPPTTTTTAETTTSRDLTTTQAPTTTVVSTETTLLTSTVLPTTSESTTAETTTTASTTTTSSPTTTTSAAPTSSESPTTTTVIASETTTLASTTTLASTTMPTTSKTSTAPPTTTTTAEPTTSPDLTTTQAPTTTVVSTETTLLTSSLLPTTSESTTAETTTTASTTTTSSPTTTTSAAPTSSESPTTTIVITSETTTLASTTTLASTTMPTISETSTAPPSTTTTTEPTTSPDLTTTQAHTTTVVSTETTLLTSTVLPTTSESTTAEATATALTTTTSSPTTTTSAAPTSSESKTATTTVTSETTTLASTTTLASTTMPTTSETSTAPPTTTTTAEPTTSPDLTTTQAPTTTVVSTETTLLTSTVLPTTSESTTAETTATALTTTTSSPTTTTSAAPTSSESKTATTTVSSETTTVASTTTLASTTISTSSETSTTSPSTTTTAEPTTSPDLTTTQAPTTTVVSTETTLLTSTVLPTTSESTTAETTTTASTTTTSSPTTTTSAAPTSSESPTATTVITSETTTLASTTALASTTMPTTSETSTAPPLTTTTAEPTTSPDLTTTQAPTTTVVSTETTLLTSTVLNTTSESTTAETTTTASTTTTSSPTTTTSAAPTSSESPTATTVITSETTALASTTTLASTTISTSSETSTAPPMTTTTAEPTTSPDLTTTQAPTTTVVSTETTLLTSTVLPTTSESTTAETTTTASTTTTSSPTTTTSAAPTSSEYPTATTVITSETTTLASTTISTTSETLTAPPTTTTTAEPTTTQAPTTTVVSTDTTLLTSTVLPTTSESTTAETTATALTTTTSSPTTTTLAAPTSSESPTATTIVTSETTTLASTTTLASTTMPTISETTIATETTNAASTTPVDPSTTTLAPTSSLAQSTTAQTTVPLVTTSTEAVRTTNVSPDTSTVLSTTISTTSGTSTAPPTTTTTAEPTTSPDLTTTQAPTITVDSIETTPLTSTVVPTTSESATADTTATASTTTTSSPTTTTSSLTSSKAPSTATAETTMPLATSASEALTNTDTTAIASTTISLATTTSTASTTTIIPSTNTSGQTSSEASSTTTKIPSTTTVMSPISTATTSTATSSEIPKETTAQITLAIETTSTGVTTTAAAPTTFTTSESTTAHATTTSPTTLLPSTTASAATSSEAPSSTTQTTTTSTPTLIVSPATSTLATTTNNNPTTEIQAQTSASAQSTNMPTAAITTAFQITTAPLSSTTIAFTNTAPALSQTALTTTTASPIITTVSPENITIAVTIMPISTTQVTISPTSTPTKTTEPPRTPAASMTTMTALPTTTVLADISATVPSTTATQTTTDKATTGGLLSTTVSFASTSPAPATNLISGTAVVTSNLLFSSSSPVPSENISEVLVLSAINTLRRNRESQLNDSVKVVNVTYQKISETSYAVVIAFSLSNISMPEVPELRNNTYTKVQDVVNNALNTLLNEPGNTTLQPESSNFISTFNQINGSMGYTFRDGDAIQPVSFLKELRSQLQLTTTTAFPESTAGSSVTSQNLISGSAVVTSKLLFSSSSPVPSEALVLSAINTLQRNRESQLNDSVKVVNVTYQKISETSYAVVIAFSLSNISMPEVPELRNNTYKKVQDVVNNALNTLLNEPGNTTLQPESSNFMSTFNQINGSMGYTFRDGDAIQPVSFLKELRSQLQLTTTTAFPESTTGSSVTSQNLISGTAVVTSKLLFSSSSPVPSEALVLSAINTLRRNRESQLNDSVKVVNVTYQKISETSYAVVITFSLSNISMPEVPELRNNTYKKVQDVVNNALNTLLNEPGNTTLQPESSNFMSTSNQVNGSMGYTFQDGDAIQPVSFLTELRLQTVSTTAGPLTTITTSPPTVLGRVIIFIRLVFVTLGPLPNENEIIQVANTLLYSRLITKLGSRAQPLSDPVNFVNITYTKMNETAYTLNFGFEISNVSMSEKLEFRNETYLTIQDSINTLLNKILNNDTAPTIKFQPGDFTDFSGNSTTIQANVTYVFSNSNITQPSIFIQELLQVIRESTLTTTTASTTTPQPISKVVIKIRLVFVTLGPIPSESDVLRVVKSVLASNLTTKLSTRATVIPSDPVIKADVTYSRINDTAYALDFEFEINSLSVNDKQRNQAYGEIQNKINNLVIEILNNPSAALSFIPANFSNPGSSSIIIANVTYVFSQNDSNSYTVFGRLVGQLFITFTTPAPTTINTTVSNNSTNAAWVVAIIVPVAIVLGLIPCWILLCCLLCGCCAAIRRRWHRRQSYNVQYTTRNSLF, from the exons ATGCCTacaacttcagaaacttcaacTGCACCTCCTACGACCACAACTACCGCTGAACCCACAACATCTCCTGACCTCACAACAACTCAAGCTCCCACAACCACAGTTGTCAGTACAGAAACAACACTTCTTACTTCAACAGTGCTGCCTACAACTTCGGAAAGTACAACAGCAGAAACTACCGCTACAGCTTCAACAACCACAACTTCATCTCCCACTACTACAACATCAGCAGCTCCTACTTCATCTGAATCTCCAACTGCAACAACAGTTATAACTTCAGAAACAACAACACTCGCTTCAACAACAACACTTGCTTCGACAACAATGCCTACATCTTCAGAAACTTCAACTGCACCTCCTACGACCACAACTACAGCTGAACCCACAACATCTCCTGACCTCACAACAACTCAAGCTCCCACAACCACAGTTGTCAGTACAGAAACAACACTTCTTACTTCAACAGTGCTGCCTACAACTTCGGAAAGTACAACAGCAGAAACTACCACTACAGCTTCAACAACCACAACTTCATCTCCCACTACTACAACATCAGCAGCTCCAACTTCATCTGAATCTCCAACTACAACAACAGTTATAACTTCAGAAACAACAACACTTGCTTCAACAACAACACTTGCTTCGACAACAATGCCTacaacttcagaaacttcaacTGCACCTCCTACGACCACAACTACCGCTGAACCCACAACATCTCCTGACCTCACAACAACTCAAGCTCCCACAACCACAGTTGTCAGTACAGAAACAACACTTCTTACTTCAACAGTGCTGCCTACAACTTTGGAAAGTACAACAGCAGAAACTACCACTACAGCTTCAACAACCACAACTTCATCTCCCACTACTACAACATCAGCAGCTCCTACTTCATCTGAATCTAAAATTGCAACAACAACTGTAACTTCAGAAACCACAACACTTGCTTCGACAACAACACTTGCTTCGACAACAATTTCTACATCTTCAGAATCTTCAACTACATCTCCTTCGACCACAACTACCGCTGAACCCACAACATCTCCTGACCTCACAACAACTCAAGCTCCCACAACCACAGTTGTCAGTACAGAAACAACACTTCTTACTTCAACAGTGCTGCCTACAACTTCGGAAAGTACAACAGCAGAAACTACCACTACAGCTTCAACAACCACAACTTCATCTCCCACTACTACAACATCAGCAGCTCCAACTTCATCTGAATCTCCAACTACAACAACAGTTATAACTTCAGAAACAACAACACTTGCTTCAACAACAACACTTGCTTCGACAACAATGCCTacaacttcagaaacttcaacTGCACCTCCTACGACCACAACTACCGCTGAACCCACAACATCTCCTGACCTCACAACAACTCAAGCTCCCACAACCACAGTTGTCAGTACAGAAACAACACTTCTTACTTCAACAGTGCTGCCTACAACTTCAGAAAGTACAACAGCAGAAACTACCGCTACAGCTTCAACAACCACAACTTCATCTCCCACTACTACAACATCAGCAGCTCCTACTTCATCTGAATCTCCATCTGCAACAACAGTTATAACTTTAGAAACAACAACACTTGCTTCAACATCAACACTTGCTTCGACAACAATTTCTACATCTTCAGAAACTTCAACTACATCTCCTTCGACCACAACTACAGCTGAACCCACAACATCTCCTGACCTCACAACAACTCAAGCTCCCACAACCACAGTTGTCAGTACAGAAACAACACTTGTTACTTCAACAGTGCTGCCTACAACTTCAGAAAGTACAACAGCAGAAACTACCGCTACAGCTTCAACAACCACAACTTCATCTCCCACTACTACAACATCAGCAGCTCCTACTTCATCTGAATCTCCAACTGCAACAACAGTTATAACTTCAGAAACAACACTTCCTTCAACAACAACACTTGCTTCGACAACAATGCCTacaacttcagaaacttcaacTGCACCTCCTACGACCACAACTACCGCTGAAACCACAACATCTCGTGATCTCACAACAACTCAAGCTCCCACAACCACAGTTGTCAGTACAGAAACAACACTTCTTACTTCAACAGTGCTGCCTACAACTTCGGAAAGTACAACAGCAGAAACTACCACTACAGCTTCAACAACCACAACTTCATCTCCCACTACTACAACATCAGCAGCTCCAACTTCATCTGAATCTCCAACTACAACAACAGTTATAGCTTCAGAAACAACAACACTTGCTTCAACAACAACACTTGCTTCGACAACAATGCCTACAACTTCAAAAACTTCAACTGCACCTCCTACGACCACAACTACCGCTGAACCCACAACATCTCCTGACCTCACAACAACTCAAGCTCCCACAACCACAGTTGTCAGTACAGAAACAACACTTCTGACTTCATCATTGCTGCCTACAACTTCGGAAAGTACAACAGCAGAAACTACCACTACAGCTTCAACAACCACAACTTCATCTCCCACTACTACAACATCAGCAGCTCCAACTTCATCTGAATCTCCAACTACAACAATAGTTATAACTTCAGAAACAACAACACTTGCTTCAACAACAACACTTGCTTCGACAACAATGCCTACAATTTCAGAAACTTCAACTGCACCTCCTTCGACCACAACTACAACTGAACCCACAACATCTCCTGATCTCACAACAACTCAAGCTCACACAACCACAGTTGTCAGTACAGAAACAACACTTCTTACTTCAACAGTGCTGCCTACAACTTCGGAAAGTACAACAGCAGAAGCTACAGCTACAGCTTTAACAACTACAACATCATCTCCCACTACTACAACATCAGCAGCTCCAACTTCATCTGAATCTAAAACTGCAACAACAACTGTAACTTCAGAAACCACAACACTTGCTTCGACAACAACACTTGCTTCGACAACAATGCCTacaacttcagaaacttcaacTGCACCGCCTACGACCACAACTACCGCTGAACCCACAACATCTCCTGACCTCACAACAACTCAAGCTCCCACAACCACAGTTGTCAGTACAGAAACAACACTTCTTACTTCAACAGTGCTGCCTACAACTTCCGAAAGTACAACAGCAGAAACTACAGCTACAGCTTTAACAACTACAACATCATCTCCTACTACTACAACATCAGCAGCTCCAACTTCATCTGAATCTAAAACTGCAACAACAACTGTATCTTCAGAAACCACAACAGTTGCTTCGACAACAACACTTGCTTCGACAACAATTTCTACATCTTCAGAAACTTCAACTACATCTCCTTCGACCACAACTACAGCTGAACCCACAACATCTCCTGACCTCACAACAACTCAAGCTCCCACAACCACAGTTGTCAGTACAGAAACAACACTTCTTACTTCAACAGTGCTGCCTACAACTTCGGAAAGTACAACAGCAGAAACTACCACTACAGCTTCAACAACCACAACTTCATCTCCCACTACTACAACATCAGCAGCTCCAACTTCATCTGAATCTCCAACTGCAACAACAGTTATAACTTCAGAAACAACAACACTTGCTTCAACAACAGCACTTGCTTCGACAACAATGCCTacaacttcagaaacttcaacTGCACCTCCTTTGACCACAACTACAGCTGAACCCACAACATCTCCTGACCTCACAACAACTCAAGCTCCCACAACCACAGTTGTCAGTACAGAAACAACACTTCTTACTTCAACAGTGCTGAATACAACTTCGGAAAGTACAACAGCAGAAACTACCACTACAGCCTCAACAACCACAACTTCATCTCCCACTACTACAACATCAGCAGCTCCAACTTCATCTGAATCTCCAACTGCAACAACAGTTATAACTTCAGAAACAACAGCACTTGCTTCAACAACAACACTTGCTTCGACAACAATTTCTACATCTTCAGAAACTTCAACTGCACCTCCTATGACCACAACTACTGCTGAACCCACAACATCTCCTGACCTCACAACAACTCAAGCTCCCACAACCACAGTTGTCAGTACAGAAACAACACTTCTTACTTCAACAGTGCTGCCTACAACTTCGGAAAGTACAACAGCAGAAACTACCACTACAGCTTCAACAACCACAACTTCATCTCCCACTACTACAACATCAGCAGCTCCAACTTCATCTGAATATCCAACTGCAACAACAGTTATAACTTCAGAAACAACAACACTTGCTTCAACAACAATTTCTACAACTTCAGAAACTTTAACTGCACCTCCTACAACCACAACTACGGCTGAACCCACAACAACTCAAGCTCCCACAACCACAGTTGTCAGTACAGACACAACACTTCTTACTTCAACAGTGCTGCCTACAACTTCGGAAAGTACAACAGCAGAAACTACAGCTACAGCTTTAACAACTACAACATCATCTCCCACTACTACAACATTAGCAGCTCCAACTTCATCTGAATCTCCAACTGCAACAACAATTGTAACTTCAGAAACCACAACACTTGCTTCGACAACAACACTTGCTTCGACAACAATGCCTACAATTTCAGAAACAACAATTGCAACTGAAACAACAAATGCAGCATCCACAACCCCAGTTGATCCTTCAACTACTACATTAGCTCCAACGTCCTCTCTAGCTCAAAGTACAACAGCACAGACCACAGTGCCTCTTGTAACCACAAGTACTGAAGCTGTCAGAACCACAAATGTTAGTCCAGATACCTCAACTGTTCTTTCAACAACAATTTCTACAACTTCAGGAACTTCAACTGCACCTCCTACAACCACAACTACAGCTGAACCCACAACATCTCCTGACCTCACAACAACTCAAGCTCCCACAATCACAGTTGACAGTATAGAAACAACACCTCTTACTTCAACAGTGGTACCTACAACTTCAGAAAGTGCAACAGCAGATACTACAGCTACAGCTTCAACAACCACAACTTCATCTCCCACTACTACAACATCATCTCTAACCTCATCTAAAGCTCCAAGTACAGCAACAGCTGAAACCACAATGCCACTTGCAACCTCAGCTTCTGAAGCTCTCACAAATACAGATACTACAGCTATTGCTTCAACAACAATTTCACTTGCAACAACCACATCTACAGCTTCCACCACTACAATTATTCCTTCCACCAATACATCAGGACAAACTTCATCTGAAGCTTCAagtacaacaacaaaaattccAAGCACAACAACAGTTATGTCTCCAATATCCACTGCAACAACATCAACTGCAACCTCATCTGAAATTCCAAAGGAAACAACAGCTCAAATCACATTGGCAATTGAAACCACATCAACAGGTGTAACCACAACTGCTGCTGCTCCAACAACATTTACAACTTCAGAAAGTACAACTGCACATGCAACAACAACCTCACCTACCACATTGTTACCTTCCACTACTGCATCAGCTGCAACCTCATCTGAAGCTCCAAGTTCAACAACTCAAACCACAACAACTTCAACTCCAACTCTAATTGTATCTCCGGCTACATCAACattagcaacaacaacaaataacaatCCCACCACTGAAATTCAAGCTCAAACCTCAGCTTCAGctcaaagcacaaacatgcctacagcagcaataacaactgCATTCCAAATAACAACTGCACCTCTATCAAGCACAACTATTGCTTTTACCAATACAGCTCCAGCTCTAAGCCAAACAGCACTTACCACAACAACTGCATCTCCAATAATCACAACTGTGTCTCCAGAAAACATAACTATTGCTGTAACAATTATGCCTATCTCCACAACACAAGTAACTATATCCCCAACTTCAACTCCAACAAAAACAACTGAACCTCCAAGAACACCAGCTGCATCCATGACAACCATGACTGCTCTTCCCACCACTACAGTTCTAGCTGATATCTCAGCTACAGTTCCAAGCACAACTGCAACTCAAACAACAACTGACAAAGCAACTACAGGAGGTCTGTTAAGCACAACTGTATCTTTTGCCAGCACATCTCCTGCTCCAGCCACAAACCTAAT ATCTGGTACAGCAGTGGTCACAAGCAACCTGCTGTTCAGCTCCTCATCTCCAGTCCCCAGTGAAAATATCAGTGAAGTTCTGGTCCTCAGTGCTATCAACACTCTCCGGCGAAACAGAGAGTCACAGCTCAATGATTCAGTGAAGGTGGTGAATGTCACCTATCAGA AGATTTCCGAAACCTCCTATGCTGTGGTCATTGCGTTTAGTCTGAGTAATATCAGCATGCCTGAAGTCCCTGAGCTCAGAAACAACACCTACACGAAAGTGCAGGATGTTGTCAATAATGCG CTGAACACTCTTCTGAATGAACCCGGCAATACAACATTACAACCCGAATCATCCAACTTCAT AAGCACTTTCAACCAGATTAATGGCAGTATGGGATACACTTTCCGGGATGGAGATGCCATACAACCAGTCAGCTTCCTAAAGGAGCTTCGTTCTCAATTGC AATTGACCACTACAACAGCGTTTCCAGAATCAACAGCCGGTTCCTCTGTGACTTCTCAAAACCTAAT ATCTGGTTCAGCAGTGGTCACAAGCAAGCTGCTGTTCAGCTCCTCATCTCCAGTCCCCAGTGAAGCTCTGGTCCTCAGTGCTATCAACACTCTCCAGCGAAACAGAGAGTCACAGCTCAATGATTCAGTGAAGGTGGTGAATGTCACCTATCAGA AGATTTCCGAAACCTCCTATGCTGTTGTCATTGCGTTTAGTCTGAGTAATATCAGCATGCCTGAAGTCCCTGAGCTCAGAAACAACACCTACAAGAAAGTGCAGGATGTTGTCAATAATGCG CTGAACACTCTTCTGAATGAACCCGGCAATACAACATTACAACCCGAATCATCCAACTTCAT GAGCACTTTCAACCAGATTAATGGCAGTATGGGATACACTTTCCGGGATGGAGATGCCATACAACCAGTCAGCTTCCTAAAGGAGCTTCGTTCTCAATTGC AATTGACCACTACAACAGCGTTTCCAGAATCAACAACCGGTTCTTCTGTGACTTCTCAAAACCTAAT ATCTGGTACAGCAGTGGTCACAAGCAAGCTGCTGTTCAGCTCCTCATCTCCAGTCCCCAGTGAAGCTCTGGTCCTCAGTGCTATCAACACTCTCCGGCGAAACAGAGAGTCACAGCTCAATGATTCAGTGAAGGTGGTGAATGTCACATATCAGA AGATTTCCGAAACCTCCTATGCTGTGGTCATTACGTTTAGTCTGAGTAATATCAGCATGCCTGAAGTCCCTGAGCTCAGAAACAACACCTACAAGAAAGTGCAGGATGTTGTCAATAATGCG CTGAACACTCTTCTGAATGAACCTGGCAATACAACATTACAACCCGAATCATCCAACTTCAT GAGCACATCAAACCAGGTTAATGGCAGTATGGGATACACCTTCCAGGATGGAGATGCCATACAACCAGTCAGCTTCCTAACTGAGCTTCGTTTACAGACAG tctcAACAACAGCCGGCCCTCTGACAACAATCACAACTTCTCCACCGACTGT GCTTGGCagagtgattatatttattCGGCTTGTGTTTGTCACACTTGGTCCCCTACCAAATGAAAATGAGATTATTCAGGTGGCCAACACTCTGCTGTACTCACGTCTCATAACTAAACTAGGCAGCAGAGCACAACCCCTGAGTGATCCTGTGAACTTTGTGAATATCACATATACAA aaatgaatgAGACCGCCTATACTCTCAACTTTGGATTTGAAATCAGCAATGTATCCATGTCTGAGAAACTTGAATTCAGGAATGAAACCTACCTGACAATACAAGACTCTATAAATACACTG CTGAACAAGATCCTGAATAATGACACAGCTCCTACAATTAAGTTCCAACCAGGCGATTTCACAGATTTCTC AGGCAATTCCACCACGATTCAGGCCAATGTTACATATGTTTTCTCAAACAGTAACATCACACAACCCAGCATCTTTATCCAGGAACTTCTCCAGGTTATCAGAG AGAGCACTTTGACAACAACAACAGCGAGCACAACTACTCCACAACC CATTAGTAAGGTGGTTATTAAGATTCGCCTTGTGTTTGTCACTCTGGGCCCAATCCCAAGTGAGAGTGACGTTCTAAGGGTAGTTAAATCTGTGCTGGCCTCAAATCTCACAACTAAACTATCTACCAGAGCAACAGTAATCCCAAGTGACCCAGTGATCAAGGCAGATGTCACCTATTCAA gaattaatGACACTGCCTATGCTCTCGACTTTGAATTTGAAATCAACAGTTTATCTGTGAATGATAAACAAAGGAATCAAGCCTACGGAGAAATACAAAACAAGATAAATAATTTG GTGATCGAGATCCTGAATAACCCCTCAGCTGCTCTATCATTTATTCCAGCCAATTTCAG TAATCCAGGAAGTTCCTCCATAATTATCGCCAATGTTACCTATGTTTTCTCACAAAATGACAGCAACAGTTACACAGTTTTTGGTCGCTTGGTCGGACAACTTTTCATCACTTTTACCACACCTGCTCCAACCACCATTAACACTACAGTCTCAAACAACAGTACAAATGCAGCATGGGTTGTGGCTATCATTGTCCCTGTGGCTATTGTCCTCGGGCTTATACCTTGCTGGATTCTCCTTTGT TGTTTACTCTGTGGGTGCTGTGCAGCAATCAGAAGACGTTGGCACAGAAGACAGTCGTACAACGTGCAGTACACCACTCGAAACAGCCTCTTCTAG